Part of the Coccinella septempunctata chromosome 3, icCocSept1.1, whole genome shotgun sequence genome is shown below.
CCTCCTCTTGCGGCAATAtaaatttctttgaattttccgaCCCCTGAAAGAActcttatttttcttatttagaAAAGTAGGGGTGGATTCTGAATTGCCCTagtgaaaattttgaatgttaGCGGTATCATGATTTTCTTTAGGGGAAAATCGATTTTCCCCTTAATGTCAAATTTATATCAAAAGATCAGATCAGAATATTCTGTGTTCCAAGTTTTTATCACACATCAGACAAGTCAGCTGACTCTTCAGAACCTTGTGACAATTTCAGAATTCAGGTTTACGTCGGTAGCTCATATTTTCAGTCTTTTGGGAAATTGGGCGAGGTTTTAGCGATCCTGTGGTGTTTTTCCTTTTACTGATCGTCCAGTGAGTAGCATTTTCGTTTTGTGAGTGACAATTCGTGAAAAACTTCTAATTTTATTGGTTTCAATATTCCAGGTCCTATTGATTTTCTGACCTATATATCAGGTCCTATATTGGATCTTTTGTTAGTATAATCGTTATCAACTATAGTTTTTTATTATTCTCGTTTTATTCTAGTTGAATTTTCTTTTAACTGATagtttttccattcgaaaatTCTAAATTATTTTGATTTAATTAAAAGTGGAAGGCGTAGTCTGGTCACGCGACTTCATCAAGTGTAGATTTCTTTTAGTATTTCCagttatttatttctttttttcctCTTGTACAATaaactatttttttatttattgattattttaatttttgtgtacAACGCAATTGTTTTCATAGGTAAAATACTCCAAAATGTCTAACCTGCCGAAAATAAGTGATGAGGAGCGAGAATCCAACTATGGGTATGTTCATGCTGTTTCTGGTCCAGGTAAATAGAAAAATTGCTAATTTCTTAAACAAGGAGTTATACTTAAAATTTTCAGTCGTAACTGCTGAAAAAATGTGTGGATCGGCTATGTATGAACTTGTGAGAGTTGGTTACTTCGAATTGGTAGGTGAAATTATTCGTCTTGAAGGCGACATGGCTACAATTCAGGTGGGTTGAGTTCtatttattgttggaatttttaatgtatcactcaTTTATCAGGTATATGAAGAAACTTCTGGTGTTACTGTTGGAGATCCTGTACTGCGTACTGGTAAACCATTGTCTGTTGAACTGGGACCTGGTATCATGGGTTCCATTTTTGATGGTATCCAGCGTCCTTTGAAAGATATCAATGTCCTAACAGAAAGTATATACATCCCTAAGGGTATCAACGTGCCTTGTTTATCAAGAACTGCTAAGTGGGACTTCAATCCTTGTAACATCAAAGTGAGTATCACTCGAtgattaaattattatttcatttgGTGCTACTTGAATTATTACTTTTTCTATAATCATTTCATGTAATGTTTTAGATGGGATCTCATTTAACTGGTGGTGACATCTATGCTCTTGTACATGAAAATACTTTGGTGAAGCAAAAACTTATGTTGCCACCAAAATCCAAAGGTACAGTCACCTACATCGCAGAACCAGGAAGTTACACCGTAGATGTAAGTTATTGTATAAGATGACTGAAATGAAACTTTCAACGTAATTTGTTCTTCAAGGATGTTGTCTTGGAAACTGAATTTGATGGAGAGCGCACCAAATACACTATGTTGCAAGTGTGGCCCGTACGTCAGCCTCGTCCAGTCAGTGAGAAATTGCCTGCAAATCATCCTCTGCTCACTGGACAGAGAGTTTTGGATTCCCTTTTCCCGTGAGTTTCCTTCAATTGTTTCTTTGAAAACTGTAAAACAGTAAAAATTTGGTTATTTCAGATGTGTACAGGGTGGTACCACTGCTATCCCTGGTGCTTTTGGTTGTGGAAAAACCGTCATCTCCCAATCTCTTTCCAAATATTCCAACTCTGATGTTATTGTCTACGTAGGTTGCGGAGAAAGAGGTAATTAACATTTCTCTGGACTATTTTAATATAACAATTGTTTCTTTGAAAATGCATTGATTTGATGCTGTGTATATTCTTGGTAGTTTGCAGCAAGCGGTCTTTTAGATAGAAACTACCTAGAAAGCTAAAAATACTTTAAATTATACTGATTTTAACTTGAGTTGAATTTGTTCAAATGAATGGTATTTGAGTGGAAATTCTACCAAGTGTTCTGTTACAATTTGATTATCGGGGAATTCGGCACTCCATTTATCCCAATTCATGTGGCATTTGATTTTTTTGTCCCTTGATTATGGAATTTTTGTAGTAGTGCTCTAATTGTATTATCAAGTCGCCAGTTCATGAAATCATTCAAAATTAGACTTCAAATTGGGAATTTATTCGaatgagggctaccgcgtgtgaattcgccgctagatgtgctagtgtagcgtgaggtccaaatcatagactcaactatatgattaatattaagtttATGGTCTCCATATATCAATAATACTCTCCATATATCAATAATACTCTTATTTGATATTACGTGTTTAATGCTATAAaagaagtgaagccaaatcattgtcagaaagggacttacacacatgacgaacaagatattgattagtaaccaaatatttatatattcaatttctccaatattttgatctgtgaaatgacaagtTTCCGTCATCGTAGATGaacaaatcttgcattagtttgtctatgttcaggacctcactctacaaaggcgccaactggtgagcaaaaaaacggtagcCCCCATTGCACAAGTCAAGATTACTTGATTCACTTAAGTGGCACTTGCAAGCGCCAGTTCTTGCGGAGCTATAGGCGCTTGTTATGCTCCGCCCCCTcacattttcaaatatattaaaaaatatatatatcacGGAATCCATACATTCAGTTCCGAAATTTTGAAGCCGTCGAACTCGATTTCTGCAGGATCATGCAGTTCCACAGTATCAAGAAGCCTATTGATTTGGTGGAAATTGGAAAAAccggtttttgagttatacaaAAGCTCAAATAgataaaaatcttttatttTAGTTACTCTAGATTCGCCGGCGCGGTTAGTACTTGGATGGCTGACCGCTTGGGAAAACAGCGTGCTGTCAGCGTGCTGTAAGCTTTTTTTTTagagcctgacaaactcattttcgtgcccaatcgtcttgcagtccaattggaggcagacgaggtgatgggcatgagaactgatcaaataatcacaagaaccagcacggatggaaccttcagttctctgattccaagcgtagacgaatggctccgtcacaaggaattctatctacaaggaccttgctggtttactgatgcctccagaaccagtcagggatctggagccgtagtctacagtcgtagaccgctgactgaactcagtgccagtctgggaaagtcggcgacatcatttcaggcagaaatcttcgccattgatctatgCGCCAACCATTTGCTTATCATGGTTTGGGCgggtaggtcaataaaaatcctaacggatagtcaagctgcgattaaatctctcgcagcagacaaatgcaactcggcacaggtatttgaacgcaaatctaaactctccaaattgggaagtttaaacagactgcaactgatttgggtacctggacactctggcttcagaggcaacgaagtatcggacgctctagccagagaaggagCAACATCAGCGCTTATTGGCCTGGAAccaagtataggaatttccaattccttaatcagggaacggaacaaaccggcaaaaggtcctggagtactggcgcaactatcctggactgcgtcactcgcacatACACAGGGTTCTCGCACAATAGGGCtatcagtgcctcccagcccatacaccagtcgttggctaggattttctagaaccaatctgagatctatcatggtggttttcacaggacattgtagactcagagcctATCTTGAAAACCTCAGCATCGTcgatgacccgctctgcagactatGCTTAGAGtaggacgaaacgattgagcacatcctttgactgcccggcggcatcagggtcagacttggagtatttggttctccgagGATGGTCCTGGAGgtactcaagaatcactccccctccgacatcatctcctttttgagtaggatgggactggagggggGAGATCTAACTttacgagcttgcctgtgtgctacaatagaccgcttggtcgcagtggcaggtttggtttatccatCCAACACACCCAGTAATCAGTACTCTAGGTGCTCCACTTTTTTTTGTAGTTTATAAccttaatgaaaattttttcaaattatgtgTCTCAAGTCCATAATACCCTTTAGAAAGATTGGGGGTTGAAGCTGCGCCTGAAGACAATTAAATTTGGGGATGACAATTTCACGTCAAAAGTCATTTCAGAACTTGAAGGTGACGTGTCTCGGTATTTTCTAAAAGTGTGCGCTGAATTGATTCCATCTAGCTGTTCCATACTCTGACAAATTCTAGTCAAACATTAGAAAAAGGATCAATTTTAATGTTGTATCTGTTCAGAACTGTTTAATCTGTAAAGAGCTCAACCCCATCAGCCTGTTTCGATTAAACACTAAAAATCTTGCTAAACTCTgcgattttccaaaaatttattTAACTTTATAGGTAACGAAATGTCTGAAGTACTCCGTGACTTCCCCGAATTGACCGTAGAGATCGAAGGTCAGACCGAATCTATCATGAAACGTACCGCCCTGGTGGCCAACACATCCAACATGCCTGTCGCCGCTCGTGAGGCCTCAATCTACACCGGCATCACGCTTTCCGAATACTTCAGGGACATGGGCTACAACGTGTCCATGATGGCGGATTCCACGTCCCGTTGGGCCGAGGCCCTGAGAGAAATCTCCGGTCGTCTGGCCGAGATGCCCGCCGATTCTGGCTACCCCGCCTACCTGGGAGCCCGTCTCGCCTCCTTCTACGAGCGAGCTGGCCGCGTCAAATGTCTCGGCAACCCAGATCGCGAGGGTTCCGTCTCTATCGTGGGGGCCGTGTCTCCTCCCGGTGGTGACTTCTCAGATCCCGTCACTTCCGCCACTCTGGGTATCGTGCAGGTGTTCTGGGGTTTGGACAAGAAGCTGGCTCAACGTAAACATTTCCCCTCCATCAATTGGTTGATCTCGTACTCGAAGTACACGAGGGCTCTGGATGATTTCTACGACAAGAACTTCCCGGAGTTTGTGCCGTTGAGGACCAAGGTCAAGGAGATCTTACAGGTGGGTCATCCGTTTTTAACCTCTCCTAATCTTAGGTATTTTTGGATTTTGGTTCTCGGTGAAATTTATCTCACACTCTACCACCATTGCATTTGATTTAATCTGAACTTATATAACCTTTTGGAATATGTATATTGCTTGATTGGGTTCAGGCCAGTGTATTTTTTTGTGAGACTGTTGCGTAATTCCCTACTTAAAGATACATATATACTTATTTCGACCCTTTTTAGCAGAATCTATTGATATCAATGGTCTACTATTTCAGGAAGAAGAAGACTTGTCTGAAATTGTACAACTGGTAGGTAAAGCATCACTTGCAGAAACCGACAAGATCACTCTGGAGGTGGCCAAGTTATTGAAGGAAGATTTCTTGCAACAGAATTCGTACTCTTCCTATGACAGATTCTGCCCCTTCTATAAGACTGTTGGTATGCTGAAGAACATGATTGGTCTTTATGATATGGCCAGGCATGCCGTTGAAACAACCGCTCAATCTGAAAACAAGATTACATGGAATGTAATCAGGGAGGCTATGAGCAATATTCTGTACCAGCTCAGCAGTATGAAATTCAAGGATCCTGTTAAAGATGGAGAGGCAAAGATCAAAGCTGATTTTGATCAACTTTATGAAGACATACAGCAAGCTTTCAGGAACTTAGAagattaaataaaattaataattttaggAAACAGGAAGGCCCCTGAAACAGTTAAGACACATGTTTATCTGGTGTTTCACTTCCAAATCTATTTGAAAAGGCCATTATATCATACATATGTTTATAATCCATTGTATGTGTACaatactatgtatatatatGAGGTGGATCAAGATTGTATCTGAAACTTCATCTGAGACTAAAAATGCCCTATGAAAAATCTTCCAAATGAAAGGATCCTTATAGTATTGATACTTGATGAGTCGTTTAAAATGATATTATGAACTTTGTGTATACTCAATTTTCTGATGTAATTTTGGATCACCTTGTCTATAAATTAAGAATAATTAGTTTTAATCAGGACTTAGTGGTGAAGGTTTCAGCTATTTCTGTTCACCTTGATTTTTCCTTCATTCCAATAATATTTTTAGGGAAGTTGCAGTTTGAGATTTTTCTCAGTATTATCTGTTATGTTTAATTCACGTGTCTACATTTTTTCGAAGCGCTCCGTACAAATTTTCATATCTATAATTTCCTATTGCTTTATATTTTAAATAAAGAATGTTTTATTGTACAGTTGTCCAAATTCATAATATGATAGTTTAGAATTTGAATGTAgttgaaatgttctattgtgaaCAATCCGGCAATATATtgttgttttgaaaaatttgtgtTTTATTTCTCCGTGATGACGTTTGCTGTTGACCTGGAATGCAGGTTCTGTAAACCGAAACCGCGAGTTCCGAGTTcacaaattaattcaatatctcGAAATTGTGCAATCATAAAATCCACTGATTTACAGGAATATAAACTATAGTGATAATAGTTCAATGTCTGAAATATCATGAAAGTttcaacggcatgcagacaggaattgaattctgaaaaaagtaccaccaaGAGCAGCATTCGTACTTATGACCCCCTGGTTACCGGTCAGGTATTCTCCCAACTCAGCTACCCAggcaggttcgaatcctgctctgggtggtacctttttcagaattcaattcctttctgcatgccgttaaaactTTCATAATATAAACTATGTAGTAAATTAGGTACAAAAGATGGAAGCAACAAACAGTACTATACGCAGTTAAAAGATTATCTAAGTATTATTATTGGGTATTTAATATAGTGGGGAACCGTTCTCGAACGCGCTCCGGATCT
Proteins encoded:
- the LOC123309375 gene encoding V-type proton ATPase catalytic subunit A → MSNLPKISDEERESNYGYVHAVSGPVVTAEKMCGSAMYELVRVGYFELVGEIIRLEGDMATIQVYEETSGVTVGDPVLRTGKPLSVELGPGIMGSIFDGIQRPLKDINVLTESIYIPKGINVPCLSRTAKWDFNPCNIKMGSHLTGGDIYALVHENTLVKQKLMLPPKSKGTVTYIAEPGSYTVDDVVLETEFDGERTKYTMLQVWPVRQPRPVSEKLPANHPLLTGQRVLDSLFPCVQGGTTAIPGAFGCGKTVISQSLSKYSNSDVIVYVGCGERGNEMSEVLRDFPELTVEIEGQTESIMKRTALVANTSNMPVAAREASIYTGITLSEYFRDMGYNVSMMADSTSRWAEALREISGRLAEMPADSGYPAYLGARLASFYERAGRVKCLGNPDREGSVSIVGAVSPPGGDFSDPVTSATLGIVQVFWGLDKKLAQRKHFPSINWLISYSKYTRALDDFYDKNFPEFVPLRTKVKEILQEEEDLSEIVQLVGKASLAETDKITLEVAKLLKEDFLQQNSYSSYDRFCPFYKTVGMLKNMIGLYDMARHAVETTAQSENKITWNVIREAMSNILYQLSSMKFKDPVKDGEAKIKADFDQLYEDIQQAFRNLED